The following coding sequences lie in one Streptomyces sp. NBC_00510 genomic window:
- a CDS encoding TNT domain-containing protein, which produces MDLTLAVGQRIDRFGNESGRFLAPAGSPYSQRSIPPSSLNTFDAGYPFNYHLYKVVKPFTVLAGPAEPWFGQPGNGLQYVLKGTVPGTDDSVLNLVTKGFLIRLN; this is translated from the coding sequence GTGGACCTGACCCTGGCCGTCGGACAGAGGATCGACCGCTTCGGCAACGAGAGCGGCAGGTTCCTCGCGCCGGCGGGCTCGCCGTACTCCCAGCGCTCCATTCCCCCGTCGAGCCTCAACACCTTCGACGCGGGCTACCCCTTCAACTACCACCTGTACAAGGTCGTCAAGCCCTTCACGGTCCTCGCGGGACCCGCGGAGCCCTGGTTCGGGCAGCCGGGCAACGGCCTCCAGTACGTGCTCAAGGGAACAGTCCCGGGCACGGACGACTCGGTACTCAACCTCGTCACCAAAGGTTTCCTCATCCGCCTGAACTGA
- a CDS encoding GNAT family N-acetyltransferase, with product MNDLSFRLALPDDAALLVRLRDDAARWMQEHGIDQWKPGEMDEDHFRTRMAAGEVWLTEREGRMVGAWELWWDDEHAWGVRPPDAGYVHRLMVDRTTAPRGTGRAMLDRAERRIAESGRPYARLDCVAANPQLRAYYEGAGYAVVGKQPHKQSGKGSPYAVTLLEKKL from the coding sequence ATGAACGACCTCTCCTTCCGCCTCGCACTGCCCGACGACGCCGCCCTCCTCGTCCGCCTCCGGGACGACGCGGCCCGCTGGATGCAGGAGCACGGCATCGACCAGTGGAAGCCCGGCGAGATGGACGAGGACCACTTCCGCACGCGCATGGCGGCGGGCGAGGTCTGGCTCACCGAACGCGAGGGCCGGATGGTCGGCGCCTGGGAGCTGTGGTGGGACGACGAGCACGCCTGGGGGGTGCGCCCGCCGGACGCGGGCTACGTCCACCGGCTCATGGTGGACCGGACGACCGCCCCGCGCGGTACCGGCCGGGCCATGCTCGACCGGGCGGAGCGCCGCATCGCCGAGTCCGGCCGCCCGTACGCGCGGCTGGACTGCGTGGCGGCCAACCCGCAACTGCGGGCGTACTACGAGGGCGCGGGCTACGCCGTCGTCGGAAAGCAGCCCCACAAGCAGAGCGGCAAGGGCAGCCCGTACGCGGTGACCCTGCTGGAGAAGAAGCTGTAG
- a CDS encoding DUF6230 family protein encodes MASSAEPGTTGTATPATPATPERPGRVRWRRAAVMAVPAAAIGATLMVLTAQGALGVQFTISGMPFTVTATELKGEGFAQFGGLDSMAEGSPNTGDTGGQVLVVVSAIKKATLTDLCQSVDLGATNLVITAGGGAEKVTARGLTTDSTELSGDAAFDGIEIGNDASTLDKAGVQGPIGVFSQQSDTVTIDNLRQTNYATTAAVFKLPGLKLKFSGEGC; translated from the coding sequence ATGGCCTCGTCCGCAGAGCCCGGAACCACCGGCACCGCCACACCCGCCACACCGGCCACCCCCGAACGGCCCGGCCGCGTCCGCTGGCGCCGTGCCGCCGTGATGGCCGTGCCCGCCGCCGCGATCGGCGCCACGCTCATGGTGCTCACCGCGCAGGGCGCGCTCGGGGTGCAGTTCACGATCTCCGGGATGCCGTTCACCGTCACCGCCACCGAACTCAAGGGCGAGGGCTTCGCGCAGTTCGGCGGCCTCGACTCGATGGCCGAGGGCAGCCCGAACACCGGTGACACCGGCGGCCAGGTCCTGGTCGTCGTCTCCGCGATCAAGAAGGCGACGCTCACCGACCTCTGCCAGAGCGTCGACCTCGGCGCCACCAACCTCGTCATCACGGCGGGCGGCGGCGCGGAGAAGGTCACCGCCCGCGGGCTGACCACCGACTCCACCGAGCTGTCCGGCGACGCCGCCTTCGACGGCATCGAGATCGGCAACGACGCCAGCACCCTCGACAAGGCCGGCGTCCAGGGTCCGATCGGCGTCTTCAGCCAGCAGTCCGACACCGTGACCATCGACAACCTGCGGCAGACCAACTACGCCACGACGGCCGCGGTGTTCAAACTGCCCGGCCTGAAACTGAAGTTCAGCGGCGAGGGCTGCTGA
- a CDS encoding DUF6114 domain-containing protein, whose amino-acid sequence MTGFRRWRGRRPFWGGVLLTLGGAEILVTEKAALPVVLHIGAQGLAGYLLPGLMVICGLLILLNPAQRLFYSVVGVLLALGSWVTSNLGGFFVGLLLGVAGSCLAFGWHPDGGAPRRARSPRGAPAAGPPAERATGAGEGGLSAAS is encoded by the coding sequence ATGACCGGCTTCCGTCGCTGGCGCGGCCGCCGCCCCTTCTGGGGAGGAGTCCTGCTGACCCTCGGCGGCGCCGAGATCCTGGTGACCGAGAAGGCCGCGCTGCCCGTCGTCCTGCACATCGGCGCGCAGGGACTGGCGGGTTACCTGCTGCCCGGGCTGATGGTGATCTGCGGGCTGCTGATCCTCCTCAACCCGGCCCAGCGGCTCTTCTACTCGGTCGTCGGTGTCCTGCTGGCCCTGGGCAGCTGGGTCACCTCGAACCTCGGCGGCTTCTTCGTCGGCCTGCTGCTCGGCGTCGCCGGCAGCTGCCTCGCGTTCGGCTGGCACCCCGACGGGGGAGCACCGCGCCGCGCCCGCTCCCCGCGCGGCGCCCCGGCGGCCGGTCCTCCCGCGGAACGGGCCACCGGGGCGGGGGAGGGCGGGCTCAGCGCAGCGTCGTGA
- a CDS encoding DUF1203 domain-containing protein, with protein MDTHRIAYEVRALDPAVAEELRGGDDAGLVPRPEPDPEGGAPLRCCLRHSAPGERIALAAYAPLRRWAAATGADPGPYDETGPVFVHAAAEDCPGPPDAPGYPAALHGERRVLRCYDARGRILGGRLVRLTADEVAAGAADAVLAARFADPRVALVHVRAVEYGCFLFEAVRAP; from the coding sequence ATGGACACCCATCGCATCGCGTACGAGGTCCGGGCCCTCGACCCGGCCGTCGCCGAGGAGTTGCGGGGCGGCGACGACGCCGGTCTCGTCCCCCGCCCCGAGCCGGACCCGGAGGGCGGCGCCCCGCTCCGCTGCTGCCTGCGGCACAGCGCACCGGGGGAGCGGATCGCGCTGGCCGCCTACGCGCCGCTGCGCCGCTGGGCCGCCGCGACCGGGGCCGACCCCGGCCCGTACGACGAGACCGGGCCGGTCTTCGTGCACGCCGCCGCGGAGGACTGCCCCGGCCCGCCGGACGCCCCCGGCTACCCCGCGGCCCTGCACGGCGAGCGGCGGGTCCTCCGGTGCTACGACGCCCGGGGCCGCATCCTCGGCGGCCGGCTGGTCCGGCTGACCGCGGACGAGGTCGCCGCGGGCGCCGCCGACGCCGTCCTGGCGGCCCGGTTCGCCGATCCGCGGGTCGCCCTGGTGCACGTACGGGCCGTGGAGTACGGCTGCTTCCTCTTCGAGGCCGTCCGCGCGCCGTGA
- a CDS encoding glutamine synthetase beta-grasp domain-containing protein, translated as MSYKAEYIWIDGTEPTAKLRSKTKILADGAEPGVWGFDGSSTNQAEGHSSDRVLKPVATYPDPIRGGDDLLVLCEVFNIDDTPHSSNTRALLRPVAEQFAGQESLFGIEQEYTFFQGSRPLGFPEAGYPAPQGGYYCGVGADEIFGREIVEQHLDNCLAAGLGISGINAEVMPGQWEFQVGPLSPLEVADQLWVARWLLYRTAEEFGVSATLHPKPAQGDWNGAGAHTNFSTKAMREGYDAIIEACEALGRDDKPMEHIKSYGSGVEARLTGAHETAPWSEYSYGVSDRGASVRIPWQVEVDKKGYIEDRRPNANVDPYVVTRLIVGTCCSALEKADLV; from the coding sequence GTGAGCTACAAGGCCGAGTACATCTGGATCGACGGTACCGAGCCGACCGCGAAGCTGCGCTCGAAGACCAAGATCCTCGCCGACGGCGCGGAGCCCGGTGTGTGGGGCTTCGACGGCTCCAGCACCAACCAGGCCGAGGGCCACAGCTCGGACCGCGTGCTCAAGCCCGTCGCCACGTACCCGGACCCGATCCGCGGCGGCGACGACCTGCTGGTGCTGTGCGAGGTCTTCAACATCGACGACACCCCGCACTCCTCCAACACCCGTGCCCTGCTGCGCCCGGTCGCCGAGCAGTTCGCGGGCCAGGAGTCGCTGTTCGGCATCGAGCAGGAGTACACCTTCTTCCAGGGCTCGCGCCCGCTGGGCTTCCCCGAGGCCGGCTACCCGGCCCCGCAGGGCGGCTACTACTGCGGCGTCGGCGCCGACGAGATCTTCGGCCGCGAGATCGTCGAGCAGCACCTCGACAACTGCCTCGCCGCGGGCCTGGGCATCTCCGGCATCAACGCCGAGGTCATGCCCGGCCAGTGGGAGTTCCAGGTCGGCCCGCTCAGCCCCCTGGAGGTCGCCGACCAGCTGTGGGTCGCGCGCTGGCTGCTCTACCGCACCGCCGAGGAGTTCGGCGTCTCCGCCACCCTGCACCCCAAGCCGGCCCAGGGCGACTGGAACGGCGCGGGCGCGCACACCAACTTCTCCACCAAGGCCATGCGCGAGGGCTACGACGCGATCATCGAGGCCTGCGAGGCCCTGGGCCGCGACGACAAGCCGATGGAGCACATCAAGAGTTACGGCTCCGGCGTCGAGGCCCGCCTGACCGGCGCCCACGAGACCGCCCCCTGGAGCGAGTACAGCTACGGCGTCTCCGACCGCGGCGCCTCGGTCCGCATCCCGTGGCAGGTCGAGGTCGACAAGAAGGGCTACATCGAGGACCGCCGGCCCAACGCCAACGTCGACCCCTACGTCGTCACCCGCCTCATCGTCGGCACCTGCTGCTCCGCGCTGGAGAAGGCCGACCTCGTCTGA
- a CDS encoding 5-carboxymethyl-2-hydroxymuconate Delta-isomerase, whose product MPHITVDYTGNLADAFDRRGFATALHPLVAKTIDTRVEACKTRFRRSDEYVLADGAPEHALVFVRAAVLSGRTPEARTQLSEAVLELLREHLAPTPGLSVQTAVDVVELDRTWYRSHTEPAGER is encoded by the coding sequence ATGCCTCACATCACCGTGGACTACACCGGCAACCTCGCGGACGCCTTCGACCGGCGCGGCTTCGCGACCGCGTTGCACCCGCTGGTCGCCAAGACCATCGACACCAGGGTGGAGGCGTGCAAGACCCGCTTCCGCCGGTCCGACGAGTACGTCCTCGCCGACGGCGCCCCCGAGCACGCGCTGGTGTTCGTCCGGGCCGCCGTCCTGTCCGGGCGCACGCCCGAGGCCAGGACGCAGCTGAGCGAGGCCGTCCTGGAACTGCTGCGGGAGCACCTCGCGCCGACGCCGGGGCTGAGCGTGCAGACCGCCGTCGACGTCGTCGAGCTCGACCGCACCTGGTACCGCAGCCACACCGAGCCGGCGGGGGAGCGGTGA
- a CDS encoding Gfo/Idh/MocA family oxidoreductase, which translates to MRIGLLGTGPWAEIAHGPALVAHPDVEFTGIWGRRPEAAAALAATLGTRAYADVDELIGDVDAVAIALPPDVQAPLAVRAAEAGRHLLLDKPVATTVTDARLVADVAEAAGVASVVFFTLRFDATSSAWIDEQAAVDGWFTARAEWFGSVFTSGDSPFAASPWRREKGALWDVGPHALSVLLPVLGDVTALTAVQGPGDTVHLVLRHDSGASSTAALSLTAPPAAAGMTVELRGTSGVVSLPGRADGPVPAFGNAIDALLTAVRTGVPHPCDARFAARVTELLASADPV; encoded by the coding sequence ATGCGCATCGGACTGCTCGGCACCGGCCCCTGGGCGGAGATCGCCCACGGCCCCGCCCTCGTCGCCCACCCCGACGTCGAGTTCACCGGGATCTGGGGCCGCCGCCCCGAGGCGGCGGCCGCACTCGCCGCGACCCTCGGCACCCGTGCCTACGCCGACGTGGACGAGCTCATCGGCGACGTGGACGCCGTCGCCATCGCCCTGCCCCCGGACGTGCAGGCCCCGCTGGCCGTGCGTGCCGCCGAGGCCGGCCGGCACCTGCTGCTCGACAAGCCGGTCGCGACGACCGTGACCGACGCCCGCCTCGTCGCCGACGTGGCCGAGGCCGCCGGGGTCGCGTCGGTGGTCTTCTTCACCCTCCGCTTCGACGCCACGAGTTCCGCCTGGATCGACGAGCAGGCCGCCGTGGACGGCTGGTTCACCGCGCGTGCGGAGTGGTTCGGATCGGTGTTCACCTCCGGCGACAGCCCCTTCGCCGCGTCGCCCTGGCGGCGCGAGAAGGGCGCGCTGTGGGACGTCGGGCCGCACGCGCTGTCCGTGCTCCTCCCGGTCCTCGGGGACGTCACCGCGCTCACCGCCGTCCAGGGGCCCGGCGACACCGTCCACCTGGTGCTGCGGCACGACAGCGGCGCCTCCAGCACGGCGGCGCTCAGCCTCACGGCCCCGCCGGCGGCCGCCGGCATGACCGTCGAGCTGCGCGGCACCTCCGGGGTCGTCTCGCTCCCCGGCCGCGCCGACGGTCCCGTGCCCGCCTTCGGCAACGCCATCGACGCCCTGCTCACGGCCGTGCGCACCGGTGTCCCCCACCCCTGCGACGCCCGCTTCGCGGCGCGCGTGACGGAGTTGCTGGCCTCGGCCGACCCTGTGTGA